The genomic segment CTGGAGCGAGGTGCACGGCGACCGCGGCTTCGGGGACGATCCCGCGCTGGTCTGCGGTATGGCGCGCTTCCACGGACACGAGGTGGCGGTGATCGGCCACCAGAAGGGCCGCGACACCAAGTCGAAGGTGTTGCGCAACTTCGGCATGCCCAACCCCGAGGGCTACCGCAAGGCGCTGCGGGTGATGAAGCTGGCGGAGAAGTTCGGGCGCCCGGTGATCACCCTGGTGGACACGCCGGGGGCGTATCCCGGCCTGGGAGCGGAGGAGCGCGGGCAGGCCGAGGCCATCGCCCGCAACCTGCGGGAGATGGCGCGGCTGAAGGTGCCCATCGTGACCGCCATCACCGGCGAGGGCGGAAGCGGGGGTGCGTTGGCCATCGCGGTGGCCGACCGCGTGCTCATGATGGAGAACGCGGTGTACTCGGTGATCTCGCCGGAAGGCTGCGCTTCCATCATGGGGCGAGACGCGGCCAAGAAAGACCTGGCGGCGCAGGCGCTGCGCATCACCGCCAAGGACCTGGCCACGCTGGGCTGCATCGACGAGATCGTGCCCGAGCCCGAGGGCGGCGCCCATAACGACCACGACGCCGCGGCGGCGCTGCTCGACGTGGTGCTGCAGAAGCACTTCGCGGAGATGCTGCAGGTCCCGGCGGAGCAGTTGCTGGCCGGCCGCTACGAGAAGTTCCGCAAGATGGCGCAGTTCTTCCGCAGCGAGCCCTAAGCGGTTGCCTTCGCGGGTCCCGCGCGTTTCCCATCACATCGCGGTGTGACGTATAATAAAAAGTTTTCCAGGGCAGAGAAGTCAGCGCTGGCAGCATCCCATCCCGGGATCAGAAGGACACAGAGCCAATGGCGAGCAGTGATGTAGCCGTGCAGGAATCCGCGGGGCGGAGCCCGCAGCAGCCCGTCGTCAACGACTTCAACATCCAGGTCGCCACGGTGAACGGCTCCGGCTCGCAGACCGCCAACATGACCCTGCTGCGCACCATCTTCCAGATGGGGGTGCCGGTCTCGGGCAAGAACCTGTTTCCCTCCAACATCACCGGGCTGCCCACCTGGTTCACCATCCGGGCCAGCAAGGACGGCTACATCGCGCGCCGCAAGGAGATCGACTTCCTCATCGCCATGAACGCGGAGACCGCGCGCGAGGACGTGCTCGCGCTCTCTCCCGGGGCCGTGGTCCTGTACGACGAGCCCCTGAACCTGGCCGCGCTGCGCAACGATCTTGAGTTCTACGCCGTTCCCTTCGACAAGCTGGTGGCCCCGGTCTGCCCCGAGGCCAAGCTCCGCAAG from the Terriglobales bacterium genome contains:
- a CDS encoding acetyl-CoA carboxylase carboxyltransferase subunit alpha → MEPGSRAQLELEKIEKQIAQLEQVAGDNQEARRQLQALHDQVSALREQIYAHLNAWQKTELARHPQRPYTLDYLERIFTDWSEVHGDRGFGDDPALVCGMARFHGHEVAVIGHQKGRDTKSKVLRNFGMPNPEGYRKALRVMKLAEKFGRPVITLVDTPGAYPGLGAEERGQAEAIARNLREMARLKVPIVTAITGEGGSGGALAIAVADRVLMMENAVYSVISPEGCASIMGRDAAKKDLAAQALRITAKDLATLGCIDEIVPEPEGGAHNDHDAAAALLDVVLQKHFAEMLQVPAEQLLAGRYEKFRKMAQFFRSEP